One genomic window of Misgurnus anguillicaudatus chromosome 12, ASM2758022v2, whole genome shotgun sequence includes the following:
- the pstpip2 gene encoding proline-serine-threonine phosphatase-interacting protein 2 isoform X1 produces the protein MRELHFKDNFWNVDIPSTAGYDCIIQHLNDGKRTCKEIEDFIKARAAIEEKYSKDLLGLSKRVCGQNEMNTLKRSLDVFKLQTENVSLSHLHLAQTLREEAKKLEDFREKQKEIRKKVEQQMDALHKQKAAQYKKTADAKKTYEQKCRDKEEAEQNMNRNAATSSAKQQEKLFAKTQQAKQTAEEADRIYSQNVSVLGKIREEWLNEHVKACEFFEKQEVERINTLRNTVWTHLNHLSQQCVTSDELYEEVRKSLEQCNIQEDIEHFVNLRRTGDKPPAPVLYENFYNNQRLVPARTPVTAIRRPGLPPTPTADEDPLYSTVADPGYSLIRY, from the exons ATGAGAGAACTACATTTCAAAGATAATTTCTGG AATGTTGATATACCCAGCACAGCAGGATATGACTGCATCATCCAACACCTAAACGATGGCAAGCGGACATGCAAAGAAATCGAAGACTTCATAAAAGCAAG AGCTGCTATAGAAGAGAAATATTCTAAGGATCTCCTTGGTTTGTCAAAGAGAGTGTGTGGACAAAATGAAATGAA CACCCTGAAACGATCGCTGGACGTCTTTAAATTAC AAACAGAAAATGTGAGTTTGTCACATCTCCATTTGGCCCAAACCTTGAGGGAAGAAGCAAAGAAATTAGAGGATTtcagagagaaacagaaagagATTCGAAAGAAG GTAGAGCAACAGATGGATGCTCTTCACAAGCAGAAGGCAGCCCAATATAAGAAAACAGCTGAC GCGAAGAAGACCTATGAGCAAAAGTGTCGAGATAAAGAGGAAGCAGAACAGAACATGAACAGAAACGCAGCCACCAGCAGTGCCAAGCAACAAGAGAAG CTGTTTGCCAAAACACAACAAGCCAAGCAGACGGCGGAGGAAGCAG ACCGAATATATAGTCAGAATGTGTCTGTGCTGGGGAAGATCCGAGAGGAATGGTTGAATGAACATGTCAAAGCATGCGAG TTTTTTGAAAAGCAGGAAGTGGAAAGGATCAACACCCTGCGAAACACTGTATGGACTCATCTGAACCATCTTTCCCAGCAGTGTGTCACTAGCGATGAG CTTTATGAGGAAGTGAGGAAGTCACTAGAACAGTGTAACATTCAAGAAGACATTGAGCATTTTGTCAACCTCAGAAGAACTGGCGATAAACCACCAG CACCTGTACTATATGAAAACTTTTACAACAATCAGAGATTAGTTCCTGCTCGCACGCCCGTGACGGCTATCAG GAGACCCGGATTACCTCCAACACCCACTGCAGAtg AAGATCCTTTATATTCAACTGTAGCGGATCCTGGCTACAGCCTTATACGATACTAA
- the mcidas gene encoding multicilin → MSSRAHCQYRFTTMQNCFYAHLPYLMQDDAATAVNQSSTVNLLDFNTEECQSTNTHLLTFTIPDHRDLDTSLELNRQLHATLRRKQEEISALKDANAQLRKLAKQAEHNSTILDVLTTSYQKKSVSHPTHVTTLSPKTHDETTEDHSTGSQHSWISLLTQDEQSDPSYTASTTSTSTDTITPSSGVKRQLWSSWSDLLCEDAGNVNCRDDPKDTSLDYQSGSKRPRLDDELVQLDLEHLEAQLDQNEWTPQPPGEDSALTSNLEVSPKELITERVNIFGAFRGLQVVTETPFLKSDVGEKKSASFRISIRDHSTIKTKVFPHGKAFTSHTPSGSCRFLWVPNED, encoded by the exons ATGAGTTCACGCGCTCACTGTCAATATCGCTTCACAACCATGCAGAACTGCTTCTACGCACATTTGCCTTATCTTATG CAGGATGACGCAGCAACCGCTGTCAACCAATCATCTACTGTAAATCTATTGGACTTTAACACAG AGGAATGTCAATctacaaacacacatttacttacatttactaTTCCGGACCACAGAGACTTGGATACGTCTCTAGAGCTGAACAGACAG CTTCACGCTACACTCAGGAGAAAGCAGGAGGAAATCTCGGCCCTGAAGGATGCGAACGCCCAGCTGAGAAAGCTAGCTAAACAGGCTGAGCATAACTCTACGATATTAGAT GTCTTAACAACTTCATATCAGAAAAAATCAGTTTCACACCCCACCCATGTGACTACGCTGTCACCGAAAACGCATGATGAGACAACAGAGGATCATTCTACTGGATCACAACATTCATGGATCTCTCTGCTGACACAGGATGAGCAATCTGACCCATCTTACACAGCTTCAACTACCTCCACCAGCACTGACACAATAACCCCATCATCAGGAGTCAAGCGGCAGCTATGGTCCAGCTGGAGTGACCTTCTCTGTGAAGATGCTGGGAATGTGAACTGCAGAGATGATCCTAAGGACACTAGCTTGGACTATCAGTCAGGCTCCAAGCGGCCAAGGCTCGATGATGAACTCGTACAGTTAGACTTGGAGCATCTTGAGGCTCAACTGGACCAAAATGAATGGACTCCTCAACCGCCAGGAGAAGATTCAGCTCTGACCTCGAATCTTGAGGTTTCTCCTAAAGAGCTGATTACAGAGAGGGTGAACATATTTGGGGCTTTCCGTGGGCTTCAGGTGGTTACAGAAACCCCCTTCCTTAAATCTGATGTTGGTGAGAAAAAAAGTGCATCTTTTAGGATCTCAATCAGAGACCACAGTACCATAAAGACCAAGGTTTTTCCTCACGGAAAGGCCTTCACCTCGCACACACCAAGTGGTTCTTGTAGGTTCCTTTGGGTTCCTAATGAGGATTGA
- the pstpip2 gene encoding proline-serine-threonine phosphatase-interacting protein 2 isoform X2, translating to MRELHFKDNFWNVDIPSTAGYDCIIQHLNDGKRTCKEIEDFIKASTLKRSLDVFKLQTENVSLSHLHLAQTLREEAKKLEDFREKQKEIRKKVEQQMDALHKQKAAQYKKTADAKKTYEQKCRDKEEAEQNMNRNAATSSAKQQEKLFAKTQQAKQTAEEADRIYSQNVSVLGKIREEWLNEHVKACEFFEKQEVERINTLRNTVWTHLNHLSQQCVTSDELYEEVRKSLEQCNIQEDIEHFVNLRRTGDKPPAPVLYENFYNNQRLVPARTPVTAIRRPGLPPTPTADEDPLYSTVADPGYSLIRY from the exons ATGAGAGAACTACATTTCAAAGATAATTTCTGG AATGTTGATATACCCAGCACAGCAGGATATGACTGCATCATCCAACACCTAAACGATGGCAAGCGGACATGCAAAGAAATCGAAGACTTCATAAAAGCAAG CACCCTGAAACGATCGCTGGACGTCTTTAAATTAC AAACAGAAAATGTGAGTTTGTCACATCTCCATTTGGCCCAAACCTTGAGGGAAGAAGCAAAGAAATTAGAGGATTtcagagagaaacagaaagagATTCGAAAGAAG GTAGAGCAACAGATGGATGCTCTTCACAAGCAGAAGGCAGCCCAATATAAGAAAACAGCTGAC GCGAAGAAGACCTATGAGCAAAAGTGTCGAGATAAAGAGGAAGCAGAACAGAACATGAACAGAAACGCAGCCACCAGCAGTGCCAAGCAACAAGAGAAG CTGTTTGCCAAAACACAACAAGCCAAGCAGACGGCGGAGGAAGCAG ACCGAATATATAGTCAGAATGTGTCTGTGCTGGGGAAGATCCGAGAGGAATGGTTGAATGAACATGTCAAAGCATGCGAG TTTTTTGAAAAGCAGGAAGTGGAAAGGATCAACACCCTGCGAAACACTGTATGGACTCATCTGAACCATCTTTCCCAGCAGTGTGTCACTAGCGATGAG CTTTATGAGGAAGTGAGGAAGTCACTAGAACAGTGTAACATTCAAGAAGACATTGAGCATTTTGTCAACCTCAGAAGAACTGGCGATAAACCACCAG CACCTGTACTATATGAAAACTTTTACAACAATCAGAGATTAGTTCCTGCTCGCACGCCCGTGACGGCTATCAG GAGACCCGGATTACCTCCAACACCCACTGCAGAtg AAGATCCTTTATATTCAACTGTAGCGGATCCTGGCTACAGCCTTATACGATACTAA